Proteins from one Chroococcidiopsis sp. CCMEE 29 genomic window:
- a CDS encoding transposase — translation MTQKAFKYRFYPTPEQESLLRRTLGCTRLVYNRALAARTEAWYERQERVGYVETSALLTGWKREESLQFLNEVSCVPLQQGLRHLQSAFGNFFAGRAAYPKFKKKRHGGSAEFTKSAFKFKDGQVYLAKSAEPLPIVWSRDLPEGVEPSTVTLKLSAAGRWTVSLLMDVEIEPLPESANQIGVDLGVTSLVALSTGEKVANPKGFEAKRRKLRKAHKGLSRKQKGSNNRYKARLKVAKVHQEIGDTRKDFLHKLTTQLVRENQTIAVEDLGVKNMVKNRNLALSVFDASWGELVRQLEYKCDWYGRNFVKIDRWFPSSKRCAECGHIVEKLPLNIREWNCPKCGTHHDRDVNAAKNILAAGLAVKVCGANIRPQRHKSDGSCYEAERSKK, via the coding sequence ATGACACAAAAAGCTTTCAAGTACCGATTCTATCCAACTCCTGAGCAGGAATCTTTGCTCAGGAGAACGCTTGGATGCACTCGTCTTGTTTATAACCGCGCCCTTGCCGCTAGAACAGAGGCATGGTACGAAAGACAAGAACGGGTTGGGTACGTTGAGACTTCTGCGCTGTTGACTGGCTGGAAAAGGGAAGAAAGCCTTCAGTTCCTGAACGAAGTCAGCTGTGTCCCATTGCAACAGGGTTTGCGCCATCTACAATCCGCGTTTGGCAATTTCTTCGCCGGTCGGGCAGCATACCCCAAGTTTAAGAAGAAGCGCCATGGCGGTAGCGCTGAGTTCACTAAGTCGGCGTTCAAGTTCAAAGACGGTCAAGTTTACTTGGCGAAATCCGCTGAACCCTTGCCAATTGTGTGGAGTCGAGATTTGCCAGAAGGTGTTGAACCTTCCACCGTCACGCTGAAGCTCTCTGCTGCCGGAAGATGGACGGTATCGCTGCTGATGGATGTCGAGATTGAACCATTACCTGAGTCTGCGAATCAAATTGGAGTTGACTTGGGAGTGACGAGTTTAGTCGCTCTGAGTACGGGTGAAAAGGTTGCCAATCCCAAGGGGTTTGAGGCAAAACGCCGCAAGCTAAGGAAAGCTCACAAGGGGTTGAGCCGTAAACAAAAAGGATCTAACAATCGTTACAAAGCTCGGCTCAAAGTCGCTAAAGTGCATCAAGAGATTGGTGATACCAGAAAAGATTTCCTTCACAAGTTGACGACTCAATTGGTGCGTGAGAACCAAACCATTGCCGTTGAGGATTTGGGTGTGAAGAATATGGTCAAGAACCGGAATCTGGCTCTCTCGGTCTTCGATGCGAGTTGGGGGGAATTGGTCAGGCAACTTGAGTACAAGTGCGACTGGTATGGTCGAAACTTCGTCAAGATTGACCGATGGTTTCCGAGTTCTAAGCGATGTGCTGAGTGTGGGCATATCGTTGAAAAGCTGCCTCTTAATATCCGGGAATGGAATTGCCCCAAGTGTGGAACGCACCATGACCGAGATGTAAATGCAGCCAAAAACATACTCGCCGCAGGGCTTGCGGTGAAAGTCTGTGGAGCGAACATAAGACCGCAAAGGCATAAGTCTGATGGCAGTTGCTATGAAGCAGAAAGATCCAA
- a CDS encoding type I restriction enzyme HsdR N-terminal domain-containing protein: MSIAITEAITTLAEAERRFNLSRTEDETFFLEWNTSLPELSTVEQTALDELRRRYLYHRFEGQLLEGTVTLLLASPLLTIAGFYDPPFRVRAEESVQLTLDDGEEVLQGRIDVLVLLNQLWVVVLESKKTALSVWVALPQTLAYLMANPQPERPSFGMVTNGDDILFVKLVQGSQQHYALSRVFAPFTSSQELYSASQILKRIGHVMGDAAM, translated from the coding sequence ATGTCAATCGCTATCACAGAAGCCATTACAACTCTTGCTGAGGCAGAGCGACGATTTAACCTGTCACGAACGGAGGATGAAACGTTTTTTTTAGAATGGAATACGAGTTTGCCAGAACTTTCGACAGTTGAGCAAACGGCTCTGGATGAGTTGCGACGCCGGTATTTATATCATCGATTTGAAGGGCAGTTATTAGAAGGAACTGTTACCTTATTGCTGGCATCTCCACTGCTGACAATTGCAGGCTTTTATGATCCACCGTTTCGAGTGCGGGCAGAAGAATCGGTGCAGTTGACCCTGGATGATGGAGAAGAGGTGTTGCAAGGGCGAATTGACGTGCTAGTGCTGTTAAATCAATTATGGGTGGTGGTGTTGGAGTCGAAGAAAACGGCATTGTCAGTTTGGGTTGCCTTGCCTCAAACACTTGCCTATCTGATGGCAAACCCTCAGCCCGAGCGACCGAGCTTTGGCATGGTGACAAATGGGGATGACATTTTGTTTGTGAAACTGGTGCAGGGTTCGCAGCAGCACTATGCCCTGTCGCGGGTGTTTGCGCCGTTTACCTCAAGTCAAGAACTCTACAGTGCGTCGCAGATTTTAAAACGCATTGGTCATGTCATGGGAGATGCTGCAATGTAG